ACTCGTGCACGTGTCCGACACCGAGCGGGTATTCGCCTACCGCCTCATGCGCGTGGCCCGCGGCGACATGACCCCGCTTCCGGGCTTCGATCAGGACGCCTGGGTGCCGGAAAGCCGCACCACCGGCCGTCCGCTTGACGACATTCTGACCGAAATCCAGACCGTCCGCGCCGCCACCCTGTCGCTCGTGAAGTCATTGGACGAGCAAGCATGGGGCCAAGTTGGTGTGGCCAGCGGACATCCGATCTCGCCGCGGGCGCTGGCGTGGATGATCGCCGGACACTTCGCGCACCACCTCGATCTCACCCGAGAACGGTATCTCGCACGCTGATGTGTCGGCCGCGTTCGCTTCCCGGAATCCGCTAGATTTCAGATCTGTGGCGCCCACTCCACTGGAGCGCCTCACCTGACCGAAATTCCGGAGCGATTTCCGTGTCCGCTTTGCCCGCTGCAGCTGCCGTCACCGAGACCGAGCGTCTCGCGATCGATACGATCCGCACCCTCGCCATGGACGCGGTGCAGGCCGCCGAGTCCGGCCACCCCGGCACCCCGATGGCGCTCGCGCCGCTGGCCTACGCGCTCTACACGCGGCATCTGCGTCACGACCCGT
The Gemmatimonas sp. DNA segment above includes these coding regions:
- a CDS encoding DinB family protein produces the protein MKITRPSPSEHAPFASTYIDATAKALSAMGTDHLWSLLVTQPMALVELLDAVDPALVDFAYAPGKWTLGESLVHVSDTERVFAYRLMRVARGDMTPLPGFDQDAWVPESRTTGRPLDDILTEIQTVRAATLSLVKSLDEQAWGQVGVASGHPISPRALAWMIAGHFAHHLDLTRERYLAR